A genome region from Glutamicibacter arilaitensis Re117 includes the following:
- the ltrA gene encoding group II intron reverse transcriptase/maturase has protein sequence MSSRAHVIIAENPRTWWGREGMVPVNPGEYFLACSVEPAADGKDIRDQQVDLWEQVFSRGNLLIALKRVERNKGSAGVDGLEAHELRDWCREHWIETRKSLDAGTYAPLPVRQVMIPKPDGGERMLGVPSVLDRLIQQALAQVLSPIFDEGFAPMSYGFRPGKSAHDAASMARKVIEQGYRWVVEVDLDAFFDRVNHDVLMSRIARKVKDKRVLKLVRKYLTAGIMAQGVRRETAEGTPQGSPLSPLLSNIMLDDFDQEFWSRDHRFVRYADDIRIFVKSKRAAERVLDQATKVLEQRLKLKVNRQKSVINPASVATLLGFGFYFVKGSKVRIRVAPKAWIRMKERIRRLTSRRWSVSMEYRIEQLNRFVRGWMGYFRLSMTADKFATLDQWFRRRLRQIRWVEWKRPRTRVANLRRLGIVKDKAYQWGNSSRAYWRVAKSPILHRALPTSYWEELGVLFFRRAWDRFQ, from the coding sequence ATGAGTTCTCGTGCTCACGTGATTATCGCAGAAAACCCACGGACGTGGTGGGGCAGAGAGGGGATGGTACCGGTGAATCCGGGAGAGTATTTTCTTGCGTGTAGCGTTGAGCCGGCGGCTGATGGGAAAGACATCAGGGATCAACAAGTTGATCTGTGGGAGCAAGTGTTCTCGCGAGGTAATTTGTTGATTGCATTGAAACGTGTTGAGCGGAATAAGGGTTCTGCTGGTGTTGATGGGCTTGAAGCGCATGAATTGCGTGATTGGTGCCGTGAGCATTGGATCGAGACTCGGAAGTCGCTTGATGCTGGAACGTATGCGCCGTTGCCGGTGCGTCAGGTGATGATTCCGAAGCCTGATGGTGGGGAACGGATGCTGGGTGTTCCGTCTGTGTTGGATCGGTTGATTCAGCAGGCTCTCGCGCAAGTGCTTTCCCCGATTTTCGATGAGGGGTTCGCACCGATGTCTTATGGATTTCGGCCGGGCAAAAGCGCCCATGACGCTGCTTCGATGGCTCGTAAGGTTATTGAGCAGGGGTATCGGTGGGTTGTGGAGGTTGATCTGGATGCATTCTTTGATCGGGTGAACCATGACGTGCTGATGTCCAGGATTGCGCGGAAGGTGAAAGACAAGCGGGTTCTGAAGCTTGTTCGGAAGTATTTGACGGCTGGGATCATGGCGCAGGGTGTTCGTCGGGAAACGGCGGAGGGTACCCCGCAGGGGTCGCCTTTATCGCCGTTGCTCTCGAACATCATGTTGGATGATTTTGATCAGGAGTTCTGGTCGAGGGATCACCGTTTTGTGCGGTATGCCGATGACATCAGAATTTTTGTGAAGTCGAAACGTGCTGCCGAACGGGTGTTGGATCAGGCGACGAAAGTCCTTGAACAGCGCCTGAAGTTGAAGGTTAATCGGCAGAAATCAGTGATCAATCCGGCGAGTGTTGCAACGTTGCTGGGTTTTGGTTTCTACTTCGTCAAAGGTTCGAAGGTCAGGATCAGGGTTGCTCCGAAGGCGTGGATACGCATGAAGGAGCGGATTCGGAGGTTGACTTCTCGGCGGTGGAGTGTGTCGATGGAGTACCGTATCGAGCAGTTGAATCGTTTTGTTCGGGGTTGGATGGGTTATTTCCGGTTGTCGATGACGGCGGATAAATTTGCCACACTCGATCAATGGTTTAGACGTCGGTTGCGTCAGATCCGTTGGGTTGAATGGAAGCGTCCTCGTACTCGGGTGGCGAATCTTCGCCGTCTGGGGATTGTCAAGGATAAGGCTTACCAGTGGGGAAACAGTTCACGTGCGTATTGGCGTGTGGCGAAGTCCCCGATTCTTCATCGTGCCTTGCCAACTTCTTATTGGGAGGAGTTGGGTGTGCTGTTCTTTCGCCGTGCTTGGGATCGTTTTCAGTGA
- a CDS encoding hemerythrin domain-containing protein, which produces MSAPNSGTAAGRLAQAFTREHHQIDEGIENYIANAGADPHARAQSLLSGIDALRRHIYLEEAIVFPHLPQDTLMMPLMVMHREHGELWRRMNALEASLRATTAPEQLETSCQELLSVLEQHNSKEEPIIYPYMDTALSPEEQSHLESLLDGGGLPEGWVCKAA; this is translated from the coding sequence ATGTCCGCACCGAACTCCGGTACTGCTGCTGGCCGGCTTGCCCAGGCGTTCACCCGCGAGCATCATCAAATTGATGAGGGCATCGAGAATTACATCGCGAATGCGGGCGCAGATCCTCACGCCCGGGCACAATCCCTTCTCTCCGGCATCGATGCGCTGCGCCGGCATATCTATCTTGAGGAAGCCATCGTCTTCCCGCATTTGCCGCAGGATACGCTGATGATGCCACTGATGGTGATGCACCGGGAGCACGGCGAGCTGTGGCGCAGGATGAATGCCTTGGAAGCTTCCCTCAGGGCCACTACGGCACCGGAACAGCTGGAAACCAGCTGCCAAGAGCTGCTGTCCGTTCTGGAACAGCACAATTCCAAAGAAGAGCCTATTATCTATCCGTATATGGATACCGCCCTGAGTCCCGAGGAGCAAAGCCATCTTGAAAGCTTGCTCGACGGTGGAGGGCTGCCCGAGGGCTGGGTTTGCAAAGCTGCATGA
- a CDS encoding ABC transporter ATP-binding protein, translating into MTETATPKPLLEVKDLAITFSTPDGPVHAVRDANFTVMPGETVAIVGESGSGKSTSALAAIGLLAGNGRVSSGQILFDGEDISKASEKRFVELRGNHIGMVPQDPMSNLNPVWKIGFQVKETLKANGLAGDNPNKRVAQVLADAGLPDPETRARQYPHEFSGGMRQRALIAIGLACRPRLLIADEPTSALDVTVQQQILDHLDTMTSELGTAVLLITHDLGLAAERAEKVVVMYKGRVVEYGPALEILRNPQHPYTKRLINSAPSLSAQRGDKHEAIVDEVVPGKAEPLLKISNLTKVFDIRKGFGKKEKFTAVDNVSFEIPKGTTTAVVGESGSGKSTIAQMVLNLLDKTAGEIIFDGEQIGNLNEKHLFKYRRRVQPIFQDPYGSLDPMYSIFRTIEEPLRIHGIGNAASREKKVKELLEQVSMPASTMHRFPNELSGGQRQRIAIARALALQPEMIVCDEAVSALDVLVQAQVLELLDELQREMGLTYLFITHDLAVVRQIADNVCVMERGKIVEQGTADEIFASPKSAYTRNLLAAIPGASLI; encoded by the coding sequence ATGACTGAAACTGCAACTCCAAAACCGCTGCTGGAAGTCAAGGATCTGGCGATTACCTTCTCCACTCCTGACGGCCCGGTCCATGCAGTGCGCGACGCCAACTTCACCGTGATGCCTGGCGAGACCGTGGCCATCGTGGGCGAATCCGGCTCGGGCAAGTCGACTTCGGCGTTGGCTGCTATCGGATTGCTGGCAGGCAACGGCAGGGTTTCCTCCGGACAGATCCTCTTTGACGGCGAAGACATTTCCAAGGCCAGCGAAAAGCGCTTCGTTGAGCTGCGCGGCAACCACATCGGCATGGTGCCGCAGGACCCGATGTCCAACCTGAACCCGGTTTGGAAGATCGGTTTCCAAGTCAAGGAAACTCTGAAGGCAAACGGCTTGGCGGGAGACAACCCGAACAAGCGCGTGGCGCAGGTCCTGGCAGACGCAGGTTTGCCTGATCCTGAGACGCGTGCACGCCAGTACCCGCACGAGTTCTCCGGCGGCATGCGCCAGCGTGCGCTGATCGCCATCGGTCTTGCTTGCCGTCCGCGCTTGCTGATTGCCGATGAGCCAACCAGCGCCCTGGACGTCACCGTGCAGCAACAGATCCTGGATCACTTGGACACCATGACCAGTGAGCTGGGCACCGCGGTGCTGCTGATCACCCACGACCTGGGCTTGGCAGCAGAGCGCGCCGAGAAGGTTGTCGTAATGTACAAGGGACGCGTTGTCGAATACGGCCCGGCCTTGGAAATCCTGCGCAACCCGCAGCACCCTTACACCAAGCGCCTGATCAATTCCGCCCCTTCGCTCTCTGCACAGCGCGGGGACAAGCATGAGGCGATCGTTGACGAGGTAGTGCCTGGCAAGGCCGAGCCGCTGCTGAAGATCAGCAATCTGACCAAGGTCTTCGACATCCGCAAGGGCTTCGGGAAGAAGGAGAAGTTCACTGCGGTGGACAACGTTTCCTTCGAGATCCCCAAGGGCACCACTACCGCTGTGGTGGGAGAGTCCGGTTCGGGCAAGTCGACCATCGCCCAGATGGTGCTGAACCTGCTGGACAAGACCGCGGGCGAGATCATTTTCGATGGCGAACAAATCGGCAATCTGAACGAGAAGCACTTGTTCAAGTACCGCCGACGCGTGCAGCCGATCTTCCAGGATCCATATGGTTCCCTGGACCCGATGTACTCGATCTTCCGAACCATTGAAGAACCGCTGCGCATCCACGGCATTGGCAACGCAGCCTCGCGCGAGAAGAAGGTCAAGGAGCTGCTGGAACAGGTCTCCATGCCGGCTTCAACCATGCACCGCTTCCCGAACGAGCTCTCCGGTGGCCAGCGCCAGCGCATCGCCATCGCGCGCGCTCTGGCTTTGCAGCCGGAAATGATTGTTTGCGACGAGGCGGTTTCGGCGCTGGACGTGCTGGTGCAGGCCCAGGTGCTGGAGCTGCTCGACGAGCTGCAGCGCGAGATGGGCTTGACCTACCTGTTCATTACCCACGACTTGGCTGTCGTACGCCAGATCGCAGACAACGTTTGCGTGATGGAACGAGGCAAGATCGTTGAGCAGGGAACGGCGGATGAGATTTTCGCTTCGCCGAAGAGCGCCTACACCCGCAATCTGCTGGCTGCGATTCCAGGTGCTTCGCTGATCTAG
- a CDS encoding ABC transporter permease subunit encodes MWKFIAKRLGSAIAVLFAASLLLYVLVINSGDPLKDLRESNADNREYLMAQRMEYMNLDEPWYGRYWDWLTGASKCLIGQCDLGRNINGVEVSGLLANAASSTLRLVVLATVIAAVLGIAIGVLTAIRQYSGLDYIVTFMTFLFFSLPVFWAAVLLKEYLAISYNDWLADPQISVGTSIAIGIVVGLTLQMFLGGSLKRRGITFIAAAVFVPLVLQYSLWLNFYRYPQMGPAIIVVLTALVALSATTMSVGLKEKRVLYPALITVVLVLAMYYATFYMLLEPNSWILLFGLILAVLIPAAIGRFMGGRLRKAAMSVSIATGVVGAGLTIIDHMFRAWPGFLDVKGRPIATIGSSTANLEGGFWDHFLDNGTQLLMPTILLAVISLASYSRYTRSSMLEVQRQDYIRTARSKGLSERTVIFRHAFRNAMIPIATIAAFDFAGLIGGAVITERVFGWKGMGEMFATGLDHVDPAPVMAFFLVTGTAAILFNLLADIVYALLDPRIRV; translated from the coding sequence GTGTGGAAATTTATCGCCAAGAGATTAGGCTCAGCCATTGCCGTGCTGTTTGCCGCCTCGCTCTTGCTCTATGTACTGGTGATCAATTCAGGTGACCCGCTCAAGGACCTGCGTGAAAGCAACGCAGATAACCGCGAGTACCTGATGGCCCAGCGTATGGAATACATGAACCTGGACGAGCCTTGGTACGGGCGCTACTGGGACTGGCTGACCGGTGCCAGCAAATGCCTGATTGGCCAATGCGACCTCGGGCGCAATATCAACGGCGTTGAAGTCTCCGGGCTGCTGGCCAACGCCGCTTCCTCCACTTTGCGCCTGGTCGTCCTCGCGACGGTCATCGCTGCGGTTCTAGGTATCGCCATCGGTGTCTTGACTGCAATCCGCCAGTACTCTGGCCTAGATTACATCGTGACGTTCATGACGTTCCTCTTCTTCTCACTTCCGGTTTTCTGGGCAGCAGTCCTGCTCAAGGAATACCTGGCCATCAGCTACAACGACTGGTTAGCTGATCCGCAAATTTCGGTGGGGACGTCAATAGCCATAGGCATAGTTGTCGGTCTCACCCTGCAGATGTTCCTCGGCGGCTCGCTCAAGCGCCGTGGCATCACCTTCATTGCCGCCGCCGTGTTTGTTCCGCTGGTGCTGCAGTACAGCCTGTGGCTGAACTTCTACCGCTACCCGCAAATGGGACCGGCAATCATCGTGGTACTGACCGCTTTGGTAGCACTGAGCGCCACCACCATGAGCGTTGGCCTGAAGGAAAAGCGCGTGCTGTACCCGGCACTGATCACCGTCGTGCTGGTCCTGGCCATGTACTACGCAACCTTCTACATGCTTCTGGAACCGAACTCCTGGATCCTGCTGTTCGGACTGATCCTTGCAGTTCTCATCCCGGCAGCTATCGGCCGCTTCATGGGTGGACGCCTGCGCAAGGCCGCCATGTCGGTCTCCATCGCCACGGGCGTCGTCGGTGCAGGCCTGACCATCATCGACCACATGTTCCGCGCCTGGCCAGGATTCCTCGATGTCAAGGGCCGCCCCATCGCAACCATCGGTTCCTCCACCGCGAACCTCGAAGGCGGATTCTGGGATCACTTCCTGGATAACGGCACCCAGCTGCTGATGCCCACCATCCTGCTCGCAGTGATCTCGTTAGCCAGCTACTCCCGCTACACCCGTTCCTCCATGCTGGAAGTGCAACGCCAGGACTACATCCGCACTGCACGCTCCAAGGGCCTGAGCGAACGCACCGTGATCTTCCGCCACGCATTCCGCAACGCGATGATCCCCATCGCCACCATTGCCGCTTTCGACTTCGCCGGCCTGATCGGCGGTGCGGTGATCACCGAGCGCGTCTTCGGCTGGAAGGGCATGGGCGAAATGTTCGCCACCGGACTGGACCACGTCGACCCGGCACCGGTGATGGCATTCTTCCTGGTTACCGGTACCGCCGCGATCCTCTTCAACTTGCTGGCGGATATCGTTTACGCCCTGCTTGACCCACGAATCCGAGTCTAG
- a CDS encoding ABC transporter permease — MSTTNKNLNEREPQNLTSVAEVEDAKLARIHEKPKSQGRIVLERFVSHKPAMVSSVILIFITVFAFSSIGWGPLPGWWGQNFYQAGAVIDGGKPTLSLVPTWLGGEGIRIGEHPFGQDSVGKDYFALVMNGTQKSIIIGVVVGLVATFLGTVIGAVSGYFRGWVDEILMRITDLFIVIPLLVLAAVLGKMAGASTGSIIILALVLGLVTWTGLARLVRGEILSLREREYVAAAQAMGSKTSRVIFKHLIPNTMGVIIVNATFAIAGAILLESSLSYLGFGVKSPESSLGLLISQYQNAFTTRPYLFWWPGMIIVTIALSVNFLGDGLRDAFDPRQVGKKRRRRAGMFALPTRKEKP, encoded by the coding sequence ATGAGCACTACGAATAAGAACTTGAACGAGCGCGAGCCACAGAACCTGACATCTGTCGCCGAGGTGGAAGACGCCAAGCTCGCCCGGATCCACGAAAAGCCCAAGAGCCAGGGACGCATTGTTCTTGAGCGCTTTGTCAGCCACAAACCGGCGATGGTTTCCTCGGTTATCCTGATTTTCATCACCGTTTTTGCCTTCAGCTCGATCGGCTGGGGGCCGCTACCGGGCTGGTGGGGGCAGAACTTCTACCAGGCAGGCGCCGTCATTGACGGTGGCAAGCCGACTTTGAGCCTGGTCCCTACCTGGCTGGGCGGGGAAGGCATCCGCATCGGCGAGCACCCCTTCGGGCAGGACTCGGTAGGCAAGGACTACTTCGCACTGGTCATGAACGGGACGCAGAAGTCCATCATCATCGGTGTGGTCGTCGGCTTGGTCGCCACCTTCCTGGGAACCGTTATCGGTGCAGTTTCCGGCTACTTCCGCGGCTGGGTTGATGAAATCCTGATGCGCATCACCGACCTGTTCATCGTGATCCCACTGCTGGTTCTGGCAGCTGTCCTCGGTAAGATGGCCGGCGCATCCACCGGTTCCATCATTATCCTGGCCCTTGTCCTGGGCCTGGTCACCTGGACCGGCCTCGCCCGATTGGTGCGCGGTGAGATCCTCTCGCTGCGCGAACGCGAATACGTTGCTGCCGCCCAGGCCATGGGTTCGAAAACGAGCCGCGTGATTTTCAAGCACCTGATCCCGAACACCATGGGCGTGATCATCGTGAACGCGACCTTCGCAATCGCCGGCGCGATCCTGCTCGAATCCTCGCTGTCCTACCTGGGCTTCGGTGTGAAATCACCAGAGTCCTCGCTGGGACTGCTGATCAGCCAGTACCAGAATGCCTTCACCACCCGTCCGTACCTGTTCTGGTGGCCGGGCATGATCATCGTTACGATCGCACTGTCGGTGAACTTCTTAGGCGATGGCCTGCGCGATGCGTTTGACCCGCGCCAGGTTGGAAAGAAGCGCCGTCGTCGTGCAGGGATGTTTGCCCTGCCAACCCGCAAGGAGAAGCCATGA
- a CDS encoding TetR/AcrR family transcriptional regulator — protein MVLASKYQSLNEPTDRERAKAERREALLREATRLFALNGYAGVSLEDLGAACGISGPAVYRHFAGKQAVLIALLVDMSKDIYAGGCAATEAGGTPLEILSRLVDFHTDFSLSRPDILQVQDRDLKSLPKAELALVRKLQNSYIGLWTTELAKLHPSGSKQSHRFRAHAVFGLLNSTAHSAHSPRTKKSGLKPLLSNMALAALTSPVV, from the coding sequence ATGGTGTTGGCGAGTAAATATCAGTCGCTCAACGAACCAACTGATCGTGAGCGCGCCAAAGCTGAACGACGTGAAGCTCTCTTGCGCGAAGCCACTCGGTTGTTCGCTTTGAACGGCTATGCCGGGGTTTCTCTCGAAGATCTGGGCGCTGCGTGCGGTATCTCAGGTCCAGCGGTATACAGGCATTTTGCCGGCAAGCAGGCAGTGCTCATCGCACTGTTAGTGGATATGTCTAAAGACATCTATGCTGGCGGTTGCGCGGCGACCGAAGCTGGCGGCACTCCCTTGGAAATTCTTTCGCGCCTAGTTGATTTCCATACTGATTTCTCGCTGTCCCGCCCGGATATCTTGCAGGTCCAAGACCGCGATTTGAAATCATTGCCGAAGGCCGAATTGGCTTTGGTTCGTAAACTACAGAACTCCTACATTGGGCTCTGGACTACCGAACTGGCCAAATTGCATCCCAGCGGAAGCAAGCAGTCCCACCGATTCCGCGCCCATGCTGTTTTCGGCTTGCTGAACTCAACCGCTCATTCCGCCCACTCGCCGAGGACCAAAAAGTCCGGGCTGAAGCCGTTATTGTCCAACATGGCACTCGCGGCGCTCACTTCCCCGGTAGTGTAG
- a CDS encoding ABC transporter ATP-binding protein — protein sequence MSHAAPMNEQGSEDFALSFDDLNVVFETSGPEVHAVKGLSLAVRPGQVVALVGESGSGKSVTSTAAMGLLPGNANVTGVAKVGNVNVVGLDEGKLRKMRATDIAMVFQEPMTALNPVLTIERQLTEALELHDIAYGKEATDRAVQLLEMVGIPDPAKRIKQYPHQFSGGQRQRIVIAMAISCDPKVIIADEPTTALDVTVQAEILDLLRELKDRLNTGILLITHNMGVVADMADEVAVMFQGNLVETGTVEQVLLHPEHPYTQRLLSSVPRLSAPAVTSVQGTHSSETAPAGRELVLEAKDLVLEYDMRGKIFRAVENVSFDVAKGEVLGIVGESGSGKSTIVKAVLGLLPVASGTLSVKGHDLPKLSPKEARKVRKQIGVIFQDPAASLNPRFPIGDCITEPMVVHKVGTKAERIKRAEELLDAVKLPRNVINRYPHELSGGQRQRVCIARALTLNPELLIADEPTSALDVSVQAVVLEMLQDLQRDFNFACLFVSHDLAVVDMLADAVVVMRSGKAVEQGMVESVLHAPTHDYTRRLLAAAPVPDPHEQALRREAWRVLNSTK from the coding sequence ATGAGCCACGCAGCACCAATGAATGAACAAGGCTCCGAAGACTTCGCGCTGAGCTTCGATGACCTCAACGTTGTTTTTGAAACCTCCGGTCCGGAAGTCCACGCCGTCAAGGGCTTGTCCCTGGCCGTGCGCCCCGGACAGGTGGTGGCGCTGGTAGGCGAGTCCGGTTCGGGCAAGTCGGTTACCTCCACCGCGGCGATGGGCTTGCTGCCAGGCAACGCCAACGTTACGGGTGTGGCCAAGGTCGGCAATGTCAACGTGGTGGGCCTGGATGAAGGCAAGTTGCGCAAGATGCGCGCCACCGACATTGCAATGGTCTTCCAGGAACCGATGACCGCACTGAATCCGGTGCTGACCATTGAGCGCCAGCTGACCGAAGCACTGGAACTGCACGACATCGCCTACGGCAAAGAGGCAACCGATCGAGCAGTGCAACTGCTTGAGATGGTTGGCATCCCAGATCCGGCCAAGCGCATTAAGCAGTATCCGCACCAGTTCTCCGGTGGACAGCGCCAGCGCATCGTTATTGCCATGGCGATCTCCTGCGATCCGAAGGTGATCATCGCCGATGAGCCGACCACCGCACTGGACGTGACGGTTCAGGCCGAGATCCTTGACCTGCTGCGTGAGCTGAAAGACCGCTTGAACACCGGTATCTTGCTGATCACCCACAACATGGGTGTGGTTGCGGATATGGCTGATGAAGTCGCGGTGATGTTCCAGGGAAACCTCGTGGAGACCGGGACCGTGGAGCAGGTGCTGCTGCATCCAGAGCATCCATACACCCAGCGACTGCTGTCGTCGGTTCCGCGCTTATCTGCTCCGGCAGTGACCTCCGTGCAAGGAACGCACAGCTCCGAAACTGCACCGGCAGGACGGGAATTGGTGTTGGAAGCCAAGGACCTGGTGTTGGAATACGACATGCGGGGAAAGATCTTCCGTGCCGTTGAAAACGTCAGCTTTGATGTTGCCAAGGGCGAGGTTCTGGGCATTGTCGGTGAATCCGGTTCGGGCAAATCCACCATCGTCAAAGCCGTGCTCGGCCTGCTGCCGGTAGCCAGCGGTACCTTGTCGGTGAAGGGGCATGATCTTCCCAAGCTCTCGCCGAAGGAAGCACGCAAGGTCCGCAAGCAGATCGGTGTGATCTTCCAGGACCCTGCCGCATCGCTGAACCCGCGTTTCCCTATTGGCGATTGCATCACCGAGCCCATGGTGGTTCATAAGGTGGGCACAAAGGCCGAACGCATCAAGCGCGCCGAAGAGCTGCTTGATGCCGTCAAGCTCCCGCGCAACGTGATCAACCGCTACCCGCACGAGCTCTCCGGCGGCCAGCGCCAGCGCGTTTGCATTGCGCGTGCATTGACCTTGAATCCGGAGCTGCTGATCGCTGATGAGCCCACGAGTGCTTTGGACGTTTCGGTTCAGGCAGTTGTCTTGGAAATGCTCCAGGACCTCCAGCGCGACTTCAACTTCGCCTGCTTGTTCGTCAGCCACGACTTGGCTGTGGTGGACATGCTCGCTGACGCGGTCGTAGTGATGCGGTCCGGCAAGGCAGTGGAACAGGGCATGGTTGAGTCGGTGCTGCACGCACCAACGCACGACTACACCAGGCGCCTGTTGGCAGCGGCTCCAGTTCCGGACCCGCATGAGCAGGCATTGCGCCGCGAAGCTTGGCGCGTGCTGAACAGCACCAAGTAG
- a CDS encoding GNAT family N-acetyltransferase, with amino-acid sequence MQLREVHPSDLDAFFAHQQEPEANLMAAYQARNPADRAVFDHHWNSILNDPNILVRTIEHEGDVVGSILVFDGDMPEINFWTSTKYWGKGLTTSAVDAFLAEYTKRPLTAHVVQDNLGSIKVLERRGFKTVGTEQIFSNARAEVVTENIMQLD; translated from the coding sequence GTGCAGCTACGTGAAGTCCACCCTTCCGACTTGGACGCATTCTTCGCTCACCAGCAAGAACCTGAGGCGAACCTCATGGCCGCTTATCAGGCGCGTAACCCAGCCGACCGCGCGGTATTCGACCACCATTGGAATTCGATTCTGAACGATCCAAATATTCTGGTTCGCACCATTGAGCATGAAGGCGATGTTGTTGGCTCCATTTTGGTCTTCGACGGAGACATGCCTGAGATCAATTTCTGGACATCCACCAAGTACTGGGGCAAGGGTCTGACCACCAGCGCCGTAGATGCATTCCTCGCTGAGTACACCAAGCGTCCGCTGACTGCGCACGTGGTCCAGGACAACCTTGGCTCCATCAAGGTACTGGAACGCCGCGGATTCAAAACCGTCGGTACCGAGCAGATTTTCTCCAACGCCCGTGCAGAGGTCGTTACCGAGAACATCATGCAGCTGGACTAG
- a CDS encoding ABC transporter family substrate-binding protein gives MRFQRVSKAVAVGAALALALSACAPGGGDTGADASKDAGAGNGSAEAANSGKADLGDIKTAEDNINVTVGAVEFISYNGFTPNTYSTYNSAIVDRMFSGFAYTGTDGKLYPNEDMGSYEKISDDPLTIKYTINEEAKWSDGTPITVADSVLAWAVQNLNLNEGSKDKPLFNSVSVDLGDTVPEGPQGDWDGKEFTVEFTDPDPDWALQSWMLHPAHVVAEEGGLSTEELVTAIREGDSKKLEKAAKFWNEGWMTDPGTLTDEKIAPVSGPYKLGSWKAGESVTLVANENYYGTPPATKELTFRFIEDASMVQALQNKDVDVINPQPTVDTLAQLENLGDAVAIQKGDTLTWEHLDFNFAEGNAMTNLELRKAFAMCVPRQQIVDNLVKPLNPDAVVMNAREVFPFQENYQEVVDAAYDGRYDEVDIEGAKKILEEQDAVGTEVRIGYSAPNERRANQVSTIKSSCDEAGFKISDEGSADFFSPNGAQDRGDYEVALFAWAGSGQITSGQNIYATGKPQNFGKYSNEEVDAAWNTLATSLDPAVHAEQTKKIEKLLWDDLFGIPVFAHPGLSASGSDIQNVRHTAAQDQIVWNAEQWVRAE, from the coding sequence ATGCGGTTTCAGCGCGTTTCGAAAGCAGTAGCTGTAGGCGCCGCTCTGGCCCTGGCCCTTTCGGCCTGTGCACCAGGCGGCGGGGACACTGGCGCCGATGCATCCAAGGATGCTGGTGCCGGCAACGGCTCAGCAGAAGCAGCAAACAGCGGCAAGGCCGATCTCGGTGATATCAAAACTGCTGAAGACAACATCAATGTCACCGTAGGCGCTGTGGAGTTCATCAGCTACAACGGCTTCACTCCAAACACTTACTCCACGTACAACTCGGCAATCGTTGACCGCATGTTCAGCGGCTTCGCCTACACCGGCACCGATGGAAAGCTGTACCCGAATGAAGACATGGGCAGCTACGAGAAGATCAGCGACGATCCTCTGACCATCAAGTACACCATCAACGAAGAAGCCAAGTGGTCCGATGGCACCCCGATCACCGTTGCGGACTCGGTACTGGCTTGGGCTGTGCAGAACCTGAACCTCAACGAAGGTTCCAAGGATAAGCCACTGTTCAACTCGGTCTCCGTTGACCTGGGCGACACCGTTCCTGAAGGTCCGCAGGGCGACTGGGATGGCAAGGAATTCACCGTTGAGTTCACCGATCCAGATCCTGACTGGGCATTGCAGTCCTGGATGCTTCATCCTGCGCACGTCGTCGCTGAAGAAGGCGGCCTGAGCACCGAAGAACTCGTCACCGCGATTCGTGAAGGCGATTCCAAGAAGCTGGAGAAGGCTGCCAAGTTCTGGAACGAAGGCTGGATGACTGATCCAGGTACCTTGACAGACGAGAAGATCGCCCCAGTTTCCGGCCCATACAAGCTGGGTAGCTGGAAGGCCGGCGAATCGGTAACCCTGGTCGCCAACGAGAACTACTACGGCACCCCACCTGCAACCAAGGAACTGACCTTCCGCTTCATTGAAGACGCAAGCATGGTCCAGGCATTGCAGAACAAGGACGTCGACGTCATCAACCCGCAGCCAACGGTGGATACCCTGGCACAGCTGGAGAACCTTGGCGACGCGGTAGCAATCCAGAAGGGTGACACCCTGACCTGGGAGCACCTGGACTTCAACTTTGCTGAAGGCAACGCCATGACCAACCTGGAACTGCGCAAGGCCTTCGCCATGTGTGTTCCTCGCCAGCAGATTGTGGACAACCTGGTCAAGCCGCTGAACCCTGATGCCGTTGTGATGAACGCCCGCGAAGTCTTCCCATTCCAGGAAAACTACCAGGAAGTCGTCGACGCAGCCTATGACGGCCGCTACGACGAGGTAGACATCGAAGGCGCCAAGAAGATCCTCGAAGAGCAGGATGCTGTTGGCACCGAAGTACGCATCGGCTACTCGGCACCTAACGAACGCCGCGCCAACCAGGTCTCAACGATCAAGTCCTCCTGCGACGAGGCTGGCTTCAAGATCTCCGACGAAGGCTCAGCTGACTTCTTCTCGCCAAACGGTGCACAGGATCGTGGCGACTACGAAGTAGCACTGTTCGCTTGGGCAGGTTCGGGCCAGATCACTTCTGGCCAGAACATCTACGCAACGGGCAAGCCGCAGAACTTCGGCAAGTACTCGAACGAAGAAGTTGACGCTGCTTGGAATACCCTGGCAACCTCGCTGGACCCAGCGGTCCACGCAGAGCAAACCAAGAAGATCGAGAAGCTGCTGTGGGATGACCTGTTCGGTATCCCGGTATTCGCCCACCCAGGCCTGAGCGCCTCGGGTTCGGATATCCAAAATGTCCGTCACACCGCCGCCCAGGACCAGATCGTCTGGAACGCCGAGCAGTGGGTACGTGCAGAGTAG